Proteins co-encoded in one Rhopalosiphum maidis isolate BTI-1 chromosome 2, ASM367621v3, whole genome shotgun sequence genomic window:
- the LOC113551284 gene encoding vacuole membrane protein 1-like — MPQKDRSVTTMTSRNRPQTDSRPNKSRPKKIDKVLQNGQSNSKFKQLKKSTKMDAHSIVLWKHPILTLDHFCKEVVCLTKSFVKKLICYKLYVLLALLVIITPIILLYIEGPHLPILIWAKSKVVWCLYWLGLGVLSSVGFGTGLHTFLLYLGPHITSVTLAAYECGGLNFPEPPYPEQIICPDEVDSAWVASLWNIMLKVRVEAMMWGAGTALGELPPYFMARAARLSGRPPDEDKEDLIEFEELLKKEKHPETMTMVDKSKLFVERLVKKVGFFGILACASIPNPLFDLAGITCGHFLIPFWTFFGATLLGKAAIKMSIQVLFVVVAFNETLIASVLDIVGKIPGVGKKLQAPITTFLENQKQRLHAKKDSKGTNIAVKLFDLFVLSMVLYFIVSLINSMAQNYYKRNHKTSKKRLSD, encoded by the exons ATGCCTCAAAAGGACCGGAGTGTAACGACAATGACGTCCCGCAACCGTCCGCAGACTGATTCTAGGCCCAATAAATCAAGACCGAAGAAAATAGACAAA gtattacAAAACGGCCAGAGTAATTCTAAATTcaaacaacttaaaaaatcaacaaaaatggATGCCCACTCAATTGTGTTATGGAAACATCCCATCTTAACTTTAGATCATTTCTGTAAAGAAGTAGTTTGTTTAACCAAATCATTTGTTAAAAA attaatttgttataagttatatgtgCTTTTGGcacttttagtaattattactccaattattttactatacattgAAGGTCCTCATTTACCA atattaatatggGCAAAATCAAAAGTTGTATGGTGTCTCTACTGGTTAGGTTTAGGAGTTTTATCATCTGTTGGTTTTGGTACTGGCCTTCATACATTCCTTCTCTATTTGGGCCCGCACATTACCTCTGTTACTTTGGCTGCCTATGAATGTGGAGGACTTAACTTCCCTGAACCTCCATATCCAGAACA aattatttgtcCTGATGAAGTTGACAGCGCCTGGGTAGCTAGTTTGTGGAACATCATGTTGAAAGTACGAGTTGAAGCTATGATGTGGGGAGCAGGTACTGCACTTGGTGAATTGCCACCATACTTTATGGCTCGTGCTGCTAGACTTTCTGGTAGACCACCTGATGAAGACAAGGAAGATTTAATAGAATTTGAAGAATTACTGAAAAAAGAAAAGCATCCAGAAACAATG actatGGTAGACAAGTCAAAATTGTTTGTCGAGCGACTAGTAAAAAAAGTTGGTTTCTTTGGAATTTTAGCTTGTGCCTct ATTCCAAATCCATTATTCGATCTTGCTGGGATTACATGCGGACACTTTTTAATACCATTCTGGACATTTTTTGGAGCTACTCTTTTGGGTAAAGCTGCCATTAAAATGAGTATACAAGTGTTATTTGTTGTGGTAGCTTTTAATGAAACTCTCATTGCAAGTGTACTTGATATTGTCGGTAAAATCCCGGGAGttggaaaaaaattgcaaGCACCCATTACAACGTTTTTAGAAAACCAAAAACAAAGATTACATGCTAAAAAAGACTCAAAG GGTACAAATATTGCTGTGAAATTGTTTGACctatttgttttatcaatGGTTCTATATTTCATTGTGTCATTAATCAACTCTATGGCACAAAATTACTATAAGCGAAACCATAAGACTTCAAAAAAGCGATTAAGCGACTGA